A genomic stretch from Candidatus Avedoeria danica includes:
- a CDS encoding VWA domain-containing protein yields MMHPPRSPMLTRTAVFVGLAAVACAVPIAVAARRADVGATAPVQARPRAQFLAQSQPQPPTAYALAGEWVWPERPMLPVDVAFLEDGRVVVADGRNPRVVVVGPEGDVEAVWRTAYEPVALAVDPAGGRVYVLCFAQTRARVGRDAVVTTHEVLETWALDGQRVRQDVLPGWSTASADEAPSWDVAVAWGGAPVVQADNVLYRVTLSDDDAVPATFTPLSGLSRGTAVRPVRLAAADDGLVIAQAATGIVSRVDATGRTVARRDWPGERVLDVAIDRRERVHVLVGPGEGGAGGRVRHIVLSAALAPLDDRPLADDAAPSATIAPAQAAFAWALDVYGDGVAVVGGGANLSLRRWTGPVSDAPAVVQPFGARPAAFDARDKRVAGSRALALGALPDGRTVALDGPQARVVAFDASGLGTNVVTFAGDAVDAAVAEDGTVWATFADGTVRRVTGPGLGSLGAAPDDPSAARCECPLGGRIAVDRSRAYVSRPTSRTVAGIAGLAGLAPDDAPGGASPRLLAWAEGVGLWPSDIAVAADGTVLAADAIAGEIVGWSPGSLEGAPPDRRWPAGLLAGPRRLAAGRFGGPGGLDLVAATLTDGAVEVHRGDDGGLLARFTPVVDGAVVSAEDVALHADGRIVLAEAVSRRVHAFVPSAAPVDPTEPGGLGATPSPTPTPSDGSCRVSGDKRVGPETIVLGQTAAVTLTLSADCPPRARLAGADIVLVLDRSGSMYGEAMQRAKDAARTFIELLDVRRHRAALLSFAGFVTVDAPLSTDSAAVIRALDTLVPDGGTNLTDAIRQAGIVLGREGRADALPVIVLMTDGRDSNGRDGPLQAAGDVKAQGVQIYTIGLGRDLDEGGLQAIATRPDRYFHAPTPDELFPIYRQILRLVETSLAGNLIVTDRLGDRMAMIGGSSAPAALEGADRLSWGRSILPASGVTFTYRVRPIEAGRWPVNREAVARYADADGVERSFVFPVPQILVLAPTPTPTATPTSTPTPTTTPTPTRTPTSTPSPTPTHTATITPSPTATRVPRPIYLPLALNSHCIPTGQYVDLILVLDTSASMAGDKFAAAQAAARTFVSLFDPPRDRLSLISFSEVATLVVPLGSSTTRLRAGIDGLALAPGTRIDRALEAARAELRSTRRRAANKPVVVLLSDGSQSGETAPLLAAADRVLADGVTVHTIGLGPDADRAMLERIASRGGFRYAPGTAELEGVYRAIAGQTRCR; encoded by the coding sequence ATGATGCACCCGCCTCGCTCGCCCATGCTCACGCGCACCGCCGTATTCGTCGGCCTCGCCGCCGTCGCGTGCGCGGTCCCCATCGCCGTCGCCGCCCGGCGCGCCGACGTCGGCGCCACCGCACCTGTGCAGGCCCGGCCCCGGGCCCAGTTCCTGGCCCAGTCCCAGCCGCAGCCGCCGACCGCATACGCGTTGGCCGGCGAGTGGGTGTGGCCGGAGCGGCCGATGCTGCCGGTGGATGTCGCGTTTCTGGAGGACGGGCGCGTCGTGGTGGCCGATGGTCGGAACCCGCGCGTCGTCGTCGTCGGCCCCGAGGGGGACGTCGAGGCGGTGTGGCGGACGGCGTACGAGCCCGTGGCGCTGGCGGTGGATCCGGCGGGCGGGCGGGTGTACGTGCTGTGCTTCGCGCAGACGCGGGCGCGCGTCGGGCGGGATGCCGTGGTGACGACGCACGAGGTTCTCGAGACCTGGGCGCTGGACGGGCAGCGGGTGCGACAGGATGTCCTGCCGGGATGGTCGACGGCCAGCGCCGACGAGGCGCCGAGCTGGGATGTCGCGGTGGCGTGGGGCGGGGCGCCGGTCGTGCAGGCCGACAACGTGCTCTACCGCGTGACGCTGTCCGATGACGACGCCGTGCCTGCGACGTTCACGCCGCTGTCGGGCCTCTCGCGCGGCACCGCGGTGCGCCCGGTTCGCCTTGCCGCGGCGGACGACGGGCTCGTCATCGCCCAGGCTGCGACCGGCATCGTGTCCCGCGTGGACGCCACCGGGCGCACCGTGGCGCGCCGAGACTGGCCGGGCGAGCGCGTGCTCGACGTCGCGATCGACCGCCGCGAGCGGGTGCACGTCCTCGTCGGGCCGGGCGAAGGCGGTGCGGGCGGCCGGGTGCGGCACATCGTCCTGAGCGCCGCGCTGGCACCGCTGGACGATCGGCCGTTGGCGGACGACGCCGCGCCTTCGGCGACCATCGCCCCCGCACAGGCCGCGTTCGCCTGGGCGCTCGACGTGTACGGCGACGGCGTGGCGGTCGTCGGGGGCGGGGCCAACCTGTCGCTCCGGCGCTGGACGGGGCCGGTGTCGGACGCGCCGGCCGTCGTGCAGCCGTTCGGTGCGCGTCCGGCCGCGTTCGACGCGCGCGACAAGCGCGTGGCCGGCAGCCGCGCGCTGGCCCTCGGCGCGCTGCCCGACGGCCGGACGGTGGCCCTTGATGGGCCGCAGGCGCGTGTCGTGGCATTCGACGCGTCCGGTCTCGGGACGAACGTCGTCACGTTCGCGGGCGACGCGGTCGATGCGGCCGTGGCGGAGGACGGGACGGTGTGGGCGACGTTTGCCGACGGCACGGTGCGGCGCGTGACCGGACCGGGACTCGGGTCGCTTGGCGCGGCGCCTGACGACCCATCCGCCGCGCGATGCGAATGCCCGCTCGGCGGTCGGATCGCGGTGGACCGTTCGCGCGCCTACGTTTCCCGGCCGACGAGCCGAACGGTGGCCGGGATCGCCGGTTTGGCCGGCCTTGCGCCCGACGATGCACCGGGCGGTGCGTCGCCGCGGCTGCTCGCCTGGGCGGAGGGCGTCGGCCTCTGGCCGAGCGACATCGCGGTGGCCGCCGACGGTACCGTGCTGGCGGCGGATGCGATCGCGGGCGAGATCGTCGGGTGGTCGCCGGGGTCGCTCGAGGGTGCGCCGCCGGACCGGCGCTGGCCGGCGGGGCTGCTGGCCGGGCCGCGGCGGCTCGCGGCGGGGCGCTTCGGCGGGCCGGGCGGCCTGGATCTGGTGGCCGCCACGCTGACGGACGGTGCCGTCGAGGTCCACCGCGGCGACGACGGCGGACTGCTGGCGCGCTTCACGCCGGTTGTCGACGGGGCCGTCGTGTCGGCCGAGGACGTGGCGCTGCACGCGGATGGGCGGATCGTGTTGGCCGAAGCGGTCTCGCGCCGGGTGCACGCCTTCGTGCCGTCCGCGGCGCCGGTCGACCCGACCGAGCCCGGCGGGCTGGGTGCCACCCCATCGCCGACGCCGACGCCGTCGGACGGGAGCTGTCGTGTGAGCGGCGACAAGCGGGTCGGGCCGGAAACGATCGTGCTCGGCCAGACGGCCGCCGTCACGTTGACGCTCTCGGCTGATTGCCCGCCGCGCGCGCGGCTAGCCGGGGCCGACATCGTCCTCGTGCTCGATCGCTCCGGCTCGATGTACGGTGAGGCGATGCAGCGCGCCAAGGACGCGGCCCGGACGTTCATCGAGCTCCTCGATGTCCGGCGGCACCGCGCGGCGCTCTTGTCGTTCGCCGGCTTCGTGACCGTCGACGCGCCGCTGTCGACGGACAGCGCGGCGGTCATCCGGGCCCTCGACACGCTCGTGCCGGACGGCGGGACGAACCTGACGGACGCGATCCGCCAGGCCGGCATCGTGCTCGGCCGCGAAGGGCGGGCGGATGCGTTGCCGGTCATCGTCCTGATGACGGACGGGCGCGACTCGAACGGGCGCGACGGGCCGCTCCAGGCGGCCGGAGATGTGAAGGCGCAGGGCGTCCAGATCTACACGATCGGCCTCGGGCGCGACCTCGACGAGGGCGGGCTGCAGGCGATCGCAACGCGCCCCGACCGCTACTTCCACGCGCCGACGCCCGACGAGCTCTTCCCGATCTATCGCCAGATCCTGCGCTTGGTGGAGACGAGCCTCGCCGGCAACCTGATCGTGACGGACCGGCTGGGCGACCGGATGGCGATGATCGGTGGTTCCTCGGCACCGGCAGCGCTCGAGGGCGCCGACCGTCTGTCGTGGGGCCGCTCGATCCTGCCGGCCTCCGGTGTGACGTTCACCTACCGCGTGCGCCCGATCGAAGCCGGTCGCTGGCCGGTGAACCGCGAGGCCGTCGCCCGCTACGCCGATGCGGACGGGGTCGAGCGCTCGTTCGTCTTCCCGGTGCCGCAGATCCTCGTCCTGGCGCCCACCCCCACCCCCACCGCCACACCGACCTCGACCCCGACGCCGACGACGACGCCCACGCCCACCCGCACGCCGACGTCGACGCCGTCGCCGACGCCGACGCACACCGCGACGATCACGCCATCCCCGACCGCGACACGCGTCCCGCGGCCGATCTACCTGCCGCTCGCGCTGAACAGCCACTGCATTCCGACCGGCCAGTACGTCGACCTGATCCTCGTGCTCGACACCTCGGCCTCGATGGCCGGCGACAAGTTCGCGGCCGCCCAGGCGGCGGCCCGGACGTTCGTCTCGCTGTTCGACCCGCCGCGCGACCGCCTGTCGCTCATCAGCTTCAGCGAGGTTGCCACGCTCGTCGTGCCGCTCGGGTCGAGCACGACCCGTCTGCGCGCCGGCATCGACGGCCTGGCCCTTGCCCCCGGCACGCGAATCGACCGCGCGCTGGAGGCGGCACGGGCCGAGCTGCGCTCGACGCGGCGCCGCGCGGCGAACAAGCCCGTCGTCGTCCTGCTGTCCGACGGCAGCCAGTCCGGCGAGACCGCACCGCTCCTGGCGGCCGCCGACCGCGTGCTCGCCGACGGCGTCACCGTCCACACGATCGGCCTCGGCCCGGACGCCGACCGCGCGATGCTCGAGCGGATCGCCTCCCGGGGCGGGTTCCGGTACGCGCCGGGAACGGCGGAGCTGGAGGGCGTGTACCGCGCGATCGCCGGGCAGACGCGGTGCCGGTGA
- a CDS encoding VWA domain-containing protein produces the protein MSIQPKADPRSATTLCAAATRTPIPRAPRLSSAVAACWAAALTLALTLAVALVPTSHDAASGSPAAQLTAAAWRNTATHLLPPPPPFPLALAFDDAGGLYMADGRTRRVARYDGAGAVTGGWDVDGVPLALTWDATERVVLVFVFTGAGPFVEAWRPDGVRLWSDRVTDQFVRGLEDQLSVDLGWAVGDVGPTVLFNGEASRYDRASGLLQRAGGRWIAADGRPMRMAVLSATLLAAIEPAQQRLLFVDIARGVRATVPLTDVVPLAVAAGPVLAFSSSAGTTTAPPVVAHVLARGVERDRVGLVVLSIAPDGREVGRWAVPPALGGAPGDDAARWSIAVGADGLAFTRGVERFSLERFGPGGQHRFSVPMGRMAGTFGRRAARTRANLVSGSAALGLAAGPDGALAVLDGPGSRILALSVDGAAAGSVLQQTVLPYDVVDIASDADGAMSKPATARYFVSLADDRIRRVSAAADVARFTDPWTADCGCPLGGRMSMGGGRLWLTRPATRRVAEMEVDAGSVREVVKAGAIGLWPADIAAGEDGSVWVADGIVGRVERWRPGASEPAAAWQAGVLNGPRRLAAGRLADGTDAVAVLLADGHIEIHERAGGNLIAAFKPRLIPDEPLLADDLFITAGGSLALADAARRAVHIFAPVGAATPTPDATPNATPDTVPTRTPGATPTAIVGGGTCRVSGDKAVGPNRILLGRTAAVTLTLSVDCPGQPRLLGADVMLVLDRSVSMSGDGLAGAKAAALQFVSLLDVRVHRVGLVSFGTDIRLEAALGADPVPVANGINRLVAGGETNLGAALLATGRHMEARRRADAQPVIVLLTDGHDTVQDADPVATSLWLKGWGVQIYAVGLGESADAASLDPLATDPAHVFLAPSPNELAPIYAQIVRRVGTSGLVANLSVDDDLTPGIGLERGSAQPPALERPDGLSWGRAVLGPEGFAAEFVIRPTAAGRHAVSRSAVARWTDADGAVYAFPFPPVEIEVYVPTAVPSPTPTATPEPYRAYLPVLWRSACIPAPKPADVVLLIDTSSSMTGDKLAQAKTAAKTFVGLLDLPRDHAAVVSFDEEPRATTGLSGSLAALEAAIGSLTNGTGTRIDRALEAAHAMLATTRADPSRRAVVVLLTDGGQSGPLPPVLTAAEALRTSGTVLYAVGLGPDADLALLRTVAGPGRLFTAPTPADLAAIYAEVAAVTGCR, from the coding sequence ATGTCGATCCAACCGAAGGCCGACCCCCGGTCAGCCACGACGCTGTGCGCCGCCGCCACTCGAACCCCCATCCCTCGGGCCCCGCGCCTCTCCTCCGCGGTCGCCGCCTGTTGGGCAGCTGCACTCACGCTCGCCCTCACACTCGCCGTTGCGCTCGTCCCAACATCCCATGACGCCGCATCCGGCAGCCCCGCCGCCCAGCTCACCGCCGCCGCCTGGCGCAACACCGCCACCCACCTCCTCCCGCCCCCGCCCCCCTTCCCGCTCGCCCTCGCCTTCGACGACGCCGGCGGCCTCTACATGGCCGACGGCCGGACGCGCCGCGTGGCGCGCTACGACGGCGCGGGGGCCGTCACGGGGGGGTGGGACGTCGACGGCGTGCCGCTGGCCCTGACGTGGGACGCGACCGAACGGGTGGTCCTCGTCTTTGTCTTCACCGGCGCCGGGCCGTTTGTCGAGGCCTGGCGGCCGGACGGCGTGCGTCTCTGGAGCGACCGCGTCACGGACCAGTTCGTCCGCGGCCTCGAGGACCAGCTGTCCGTCGATCTCGGCTGGGCCGTCGGCGACGTCGGACCGACCGTGCTCTTCAACGGCGAGGCGTCGCGCTACGACCGGGCCAGCGGCCTCCTCCAGCGCGCCGGCGGGCGCTGGATCGCCGCCGACGGCCGGCCGATGCGGATGGCCGTCCTCTCCGCCACGCTCCTCGCCGCGATCGAGCCCGCGCAGCAGCGGCTGCTCTTCGTGGACATCGCCCGCGGCGTCCGCGCCACCGTGCCACTCACGGACGTCGTCCCGCTGGCCGTTGCCGCCGGGCCGGTCCTGGCATTCTCGTCCTCCGCCGGTACGACGACCGCCCCGCCCGTCGTCGCTCACGTGCTGGCCCGCGGCGTCGAGCGCGATCGCGTCGGCCTCGTCGTGCTCAGCATCGCCCCGGACGGCCGCGAGGTCGGGCGCTGGGCGGTGCCGCCGGCGCTCGGCGGCGCGCCCGGCGACGACGCGGCGCGCTGGTCGATCGCCGTCGGCGCCGACGGCCTGGCCTTCACGCGCGGCGTCGAGCGCTTCAGCCTCGAGCGCTTCGGGCCGGGCGGGCAGCACCGCTTCAGCGTGCCGATGGGCCGCATGGCCGGCACGTTCGGTCGCCGCGCCGCCCGGACCCGCGCCAATTTGGTCAGCGGCTCGGCCGCCCTCGGCCTCGCCGCCGGTCCGGACGGTGCGCTGGCCGTGCTCGACGGCCCGGGCTCGCGGATCCTCGCGCTCTCCGTGGACGGTGCGGCTGCGGGCAGCGTGCTCCAGCAGACCGTCCTGCCCTACGACGTCGTCGACATCGCCTCGGATGCGGACGGGGCGATGTCGAAGCCCGCCACGGCCCGCTACTTCGTGTCGCTTGCCGACGATCGGATCCGCCGGGTGAGCGCTGCCGCCGATGTCGCGCGCTTCACCGACCCGTGGACGGCCGACTGCGGCTGCCCGCTTGGTGGACGGATGTCGATGGGCGGCGGACGGCTCTGGCTCACGCGGCCGGCGACGCGCCGCGTGGCGGAAATGGAAGTCGATGCCGGGTCGGTGCGCGAGGTCGTCAAGGCGGGCGCGATCGGGCTCTGGCCGGCGGATATCGCGGCCGGCGAGGACGGCAGCGTCTGGGTGGCCGATGGGATCGTCGGGCGCGTCGAGCGCTGGCGGCCTGGGGCGTCCGAACCGGCAGCGGCGTGGCAGGCCGGTGTGCTGAACGGCCCGCGCCGGCTCGCGGCCGGACGATTGGCGGACGGGACGGACGCCGTTGCCGTGCTGCTGGCCGACGGCCATATCGAGATCCATGAGCGCGCCGGCGGCAACCTCATCGCGGCGTTCAAGCCGCGCCTGATCCCCGACGAGCCGTTGCTGGCGGACGACTTGTTCATCACCGCCGGCGGTTCCCTTGCCCTGGCCGACGCCGCGCGGCGTGCCGTGCACATCTTCGCTCCCGTGGGTGCGGCGACGCCAACGCCCGACGCGACGCCGAACGCAACGCCCGACACCGTGCCGACCAGGACGCCCGGCGCAACGCCGACGGCGATCGTCGGCGGCGGCACGTGCCGGGTCTCGGGCGACAAGGCCGTTGGGCCGAACCGGATCCTCCTCGGCCGGACGGCGGCCGTGACGCTGACGCTCAGCGTCGACTGCCCGGGCCAGCCGCGGCTACTCGGGGCGGACGTGATGCTCGTCCTCGACCGCTCGGTGTCCATGTCCGGAGACGGGCTGGCCGGGGCGAAGGCGGCGGCGCTCCAGTTCGTGTCGCTGCTCGACGTGCGCGTGCACCGCGTCGGCCTCGTTTCGTTCGGGACGGACATCCGGTTGGAGGCGGCGCTCGGCGCCGACCCGGTGCCGGTGGCCAACGGGATCAACCGACTGGTGGCCGGCGGCGAGACGAACCTCGGCGCGGCGCTCCTGGCCACCGGGCGCCACATGGAAGCGCGGCGGCGCGCGGACGCCCAGCCCGTCATCGTCCTCCTGACGGACGGCCATGACACCGTCCAGGACGCCGACCCGGTGGCCACCTCGCTCTGGCTGAAGGGCTGGGGGGTCCAGATCTACGCCGTTGGGCTCGGCGAGAGCGCGGATGCCGCATCGCTCGACCCGCTGGCGACGGACCCCGCCCACGTCTTCCTCGCGCCGTCGCCCAACGAGCTTGCGCCGATCTACGCCCAGATCGTCCGCCGTGTCGGGACGTCCGGACTGGTGGCCAACCTCAGCGTCGACGACGATCTCACGCCCGGGATCGGCCTCGAGCGCGGCTCGGCCCAGCCGCCGGCCCTCGAACGCCCGGACGGTCTGTCGTGGGGCCGGGCGGTCCTCGGCCCCGAGGGGTTCGCCGCCGAGTTCGTCATCCGTCCGACCGCGGCAGGTCGCCACGCGGTCAGCCGCTCGGCCGTCGCGCGCTGGACGGACGCCGACGGCGCCGTGTACGCCTTCCCGTTCCCGCCGGTCGAGATCGAGGTGTACGTTCCGACCGCCGTGCCGTCCCCGACGCCGACAGCGACGCCGGAACCGTACCGCGCCTACCTGCCCGTCCTCTGGCGCTCGGCCTGCATCCCGGCGCCCAAGCCGGCGGACGTCGTGCTCCTCATCGACACGTCCAGCAGCATGACGGGCGACAAGCTGGCCCAAGCCAAGACCGCCGCCAAGACGTTCGTCGGCCTGCTCGACCTCCCGCGCGACCACGCCGCCGTCGTCTCGTTCGACGAGGAGCCGCGCGCGACGACCGGGTTGTCGGGCAGCCTGGCGGCGCTCGAGGCGGCCATCGGGTCCCTCACGAACGGCACCGGAACGCGGATCGACCGCGCCCTCGAGGCCGCGCACGCCATGCTGGCCACGACCCGTGCCGATCCGTCGCGCCGCGCCGTCGTCGTGCTCCTGACGGACGGCGGCCAGTCCGGACCGCTCCCGCCCGTTCTCACCGCCGCCGAAGCGCTCCGGACCAGCGGGACCGTGCTCTACGCCGTCGGCCTCGGCCCGGACGCCGACCTGGCGCTCCTGCGCACCGTCGCCGGCCCCGGCCGCCTCTTCACCGCGCCCACGCCGGCCGATCTGGCGGCCATCTACGCGGAGGTGGCGGCGGTGACGGGGTGTCGGTGA
- a CDS encoding VWA domain-containing protein, whose amino-acid sequence MAVAIVRRTRTPFVLAAPVLATAICCLAAGPARGSALARPAAADRPCSARYSRDFYRNGVQVSKVAWGGEVEVAIWAEVDCGIAGIDDLQGMAITETLPAGLTLSPISPGPDGTDPPPDAWSPTEAVWRFAAGAEDGGIMIREVRYRLRAAPVDPAVSAAGEARYAWGVAFDTTRLLRREPEPLLERRPLTADIDIPLTVVVPRADSDCRLEASRRYNPEAARPGDRVEVTLQFTPRGCWAFPVQSNGIIALQPPAGLTDENIERYVTTARAWYDPPGGADGIYGIVWNVAPQPVVVPPTRDVNTLNAPIRAWRGESGGTAVAALNAAIDTIVRQPLSHEIVYYIGNSLAVRSSPSAVAAALKRADARGIEIVPICVGGGCDPALTWAYDFPDLQRLRDAILLGRVLTEHRGTAAALTSIAVDDVLPLGARYVPGSAVTSTPGSVTADGAGLHIGPLAAQVDVPLHVRYSFTAAALGPVRYAGEGTARLVYNDAYSSARLRLPGAPLSVIAASAGTACTPPAVKTRWEPSVVLSQPVNVTVAFDTNCPTDLRRQDLVIVLDAGVTMTVDELSRIRGAVRTLLYETAALDVNAGLVTLDQRVLRVPLSANLDRIHGTLDSLGDITGGGFGEPNMSAGLAAAGDELQWRRPDAAAGVILITDGYQAPEALLAAADRLKSDGVRVTTICIDVRCHPALEQSASGPSEHHTVHATGLDGLLSALAHRYGTIRIKQATIEETLPPDMRYVADSAVPPPDAIDGQRLTWHVTTRSGAGSESVRYAVQPQALGTDLPLGTDTRLTFVDEVDRSATTRLASPAVTVFPPGTAGPCTPDLDRLPRRAGAVAGDPITFTLSAALVCPPTTAKLDVVLVIDHSDSMASQSRLTNAVRAAEGFLDGVPSGTRVGLVTFSTEVDARLPLDADFRAVRSALARLEANGRTAITSALVAAEGLLDARRPDAVGAVVLLTDGREAAGAAPVMLATATGMKAKGIRIITVCAGDCDPELASVASSGPDALLAPDSALLVELFKGIAADLGNVQPTAIQIIEGYPEDIEPDFDKYVPLPRTLDPDHPAEAIWTFERLPRGRPQLIGVVVRPQAARIGESTRFTRLAYRFGQQSGYAYFPSGFLDTLLPTATPPPTMTPRPTIEPTGTPEPRTPPPVLTPGRERVVWLPWAGRR is encoded by the coding sequence ATGGCCGTCGCCATCGTCCGCCGAACGCGAACGCCGTTCGTCTTGGCCGCCCCCGTGCTGGCCACGGCCATCTGCTGCCTCGCCGCCGGGCCGGCCCGCGGAAGCGCGCTGGCCCGCCCCGCCGCGGCGGACCGCCCGTGCAGCGCCCGTTACAGCCGCGATTTCTACCGCAACGGCGTGCAGGTCTCGAAGGTGGCCTGGGGCGGCGAGGTCGAGGTCGCGATCTGGGCCGAGGTGGACTGCGGCATCGCGGGCATCGACGATCTGCAGGGCATGGCGATCACCGAGACGCTGCCGGCCGGCCTGACGCTCAGCCCGATCAGCCCCGGACCCGACGGCACCGATCCGCCGCCGGACGCATGGTCGCCGACGGAGGCGGTGTGGCGGTTCGCCGCCGGTGCCGAGGACGGGGGCATCATGATCCGCGAGGTCCGCTACCGCCTGCGCGCCGCCCCGGTTGACCCGGCCGTCAGCGCCGCCGGCGAAGCGCGCTACGCCTGGGGCGTCGCGTTCGACACCACGCGGCTGCTGCGGCGCGAGCCCGAGCCGCTCCTCGAGCGCCGGCCGCTCACCGCCGACATCGACATCCCGCTCACCGTCGTCGTCCCGCGCGCCGACAGCGACTGCCGGCTCGAGGCCAGCCGGCGCTACAACCCGGAAGCGGCCCGTCCGGGCGACCGCGTCGAGGTCACGCTGCAGTTCACCCCGCGCGGCTGCTGGGCCTTCCCGGTGCAGTCCAACGGGATCATCGCCCTCCAGCCGCCGGCGGGCCTGACGGACGAGAACATCGAGCGCTACGTGACGACGGCGCGCGCGTGGTACGATCCGCCGGGCGGCGCGGACGGGATATACGGCATCGTCTGGAACGTCGCGCCGCAGCCCGTCGTCGTCCCGCCGACGCGCGACGTGAACACGCTGAACGCCCCGATCCGCGCTTGGCGGGGCGAGTCCGGCGGCACCGCCGTGGCCGCCTTGAACGCCGCCATCGACACGATCGTGCGCCAGCCGCTGTCGCACGAGATCGTGTACTACATCGGCAACTCGCTGGCCGTCCGGTCCTCCCCGTCCGCCGTCGCGGCGGCGCTGAAGCGAGCGGACGCGCGCGGCATCGAGATCGTGCCGATCTGCGTCGGTGGCGGCTGCGACCCGGCGCTCACGTGGGCCTACGACTTCCCCGACCTGCAGCGCCTGCGCGACGCGATCCTCCTCGGCCGGGTGCTCACCGAGCATCGCGGCACGGCCGCCGCGCTGACTTCCATCGCCGTGGACGACGTGCTGCCGCTCGGCGCACGGTACGTCCCCGGCAGCGCCGTGACGAGCACGCCCGGCTCGGTCACCGCGGACGGGGCCGGGCTCCACATCGGCCCGCTCGCGGCACAGGTGGATGTACCGCTGCACGTGCGCTACAGCTTCACCGCCGCGGCGCTCGGCCCCGTCCGCTACGCCGGCGAGGGCACGGCGCGGCTGGTGTACAACGACGCGTACAGCTCGGCCCGCCTGCGCCTGCCCGGCGCGCCGCTGTCCGTCATCGCCGCATCGGCCGGCACCGCCTGCACGCCGCCGGCGGTCAAGACGCGCTGGGAGCCGAGCGTCGTGCTGTCGCAACCGGTGAACGTGACGGTGGCGTTCGACACGAACTGTCCGACCGATCTGCGGCGGCAGGACCTCGTCATCGTCCTGGATGCCGGCGTGACGATGACGGTCGACGAGCTCTCGCGGATTCGCGGTGCGGTGCGGACGCTGCTCTACGAGACGGCTGCGCTGGACGTCAACGCCGGCCTCGTGACGCTGGATCAGCGCGTGCTGCGCGTGCCGCTCTCGGCCAACCTCGACCGCATCCACGGCACGCTCGACTCGCTGGGCGACATCACGGGCGGTGGTTTCGGTGAGCCGAACATGTCCGCCGGCCTGGCCGCCGCCGGTGACGAGCTGCAGTGGCGGCGCCCCGACGCCGCGGCCGGGGTCATCCTGATCACCGACGGCTACCAGGCCCCTGAGGCGCTGCTGGCCGCGGCCGACCGGCTCAAGTCCGACGGCGTCCGCGTCACGACGATCTGCATCGACGTGCGCTGCCACCCGGCGCTGGAACAGTCGGCCAGCGGCCCGAGCGAGCACCACACCGTTCACGCGACCGGGCTCGACGGGCTCCTCAGCGCCCTCGCCCACCGGTACGGCACGATCCGGATCAAGCAAGCCACGATCGAGGAAACGCTGCCGCCGGACATGCGCTACGTCGCCGACTCGGCCGTGCCGCCGCCCGATGCGATCGATGGCCAGCGGCTGACGTGGCACGTGACGACCCGCTCCGGAGCCGGCAGCGAGTCGGTGCGCTATGCAGTCCAGCCACAGGCGCTCGGCACGGACTTGCCGCTCGGCACGGACACGCGCCTGACGTTCGTCGACGAGGTCGACCGCTCGGCCACGACCCGCCTTGCATCGCCCGCGGTGACGGTCTTCCCCCCCGGCACCGCCGGTCCGTGCACGCCCGACCTCGATCGCCTGCCGCGCCGGGCCGGTGCCGTCGCCGGCGACCCGATCACCTTCACGCTCTCCGCCGCGCTGGTCTGCCCGCCGACGACCGCCAAGCTGGACGTCGTGCTCGTCATCGACCACTCCGATTCGATGGCCAGCCAGTCTCGCCTGACGAACGCCGTGCGGGCCGCAGAGGGCTTCCTGGACGGCGTGCCGTCCGGCACCCGCGTCGGGCTCGTGACGTTCAGCACCGAGGTCGACGCCCGGCTGCCGCTGGACGCCGACTTCCGGGCCGTCCGCAGCGCCCTCGCCCGGCTCGAGGCCAACGGCCGGACGGCGATCACGAGCGCCCTCGTCGCCGCCGAGGGACTGCTCGATGCCCGCCGGCCGGACGCCGTCGGCGCGGTCGTCCTCCTGACGGACGGCCGCGAGGCGGCCGGCGCGGCGCCGGTGATGCTCGCGACGGCGACGGGGATGAAGGCCAAGGGCATCCGGATCATCACGGTCTGCGCCGGCGACTGCGACCCTGAGCTGGCATCCGTCGCCTCGAGCGGGCCCGATGCGCTGCTCGCCCCGGACAGCGCACTGCTCGTGGAGTTGTTCAAGGGCATCGCCGCCGACCTCGGCAATGTACAGCCGACGGCCATTCAGATCATCGAGGGTTATCCGGAGGACATCGAGCCCGACTTCGACAAGTACGTGCCGCTGCCACGAACGTTGGACCCCGACCACCCGGCCGAAGCGATCTGGACGTTCGAGCGCCTGCCGCGCGGCCGGCCGCAGCTGATCGGCGTCGTCGTGCGGCCGCAAGCGGCCCGCATCGGCGAGAGCACGCGCTTCACGCGCCTCGCGTACCGGTTCGGTCAGCAGTCCGGCTACGCCTACTTCCCGTCCGGCTTCCTGGACACGCTCCTCCCGACCGCCACCCCGCCCCCGACGATGACGCCGCGGCCGACGATCGAGCCGACGGGCACGCCGGAGCCGCGCACGCCGCCGCCGGTGCTCACGCCGGGGCGCGAACGGGTGGTTTGGCTGCCTTGGGCGGGGCGGCGCTGA